Proteins co-encoded in one Arachis hypogaea cultivar Tifrunner chromosome 11, arahy.Tifrunner.gnm2.J5K5, whole genome shotgun sequence genomic window:
- the LOC112723644 gene encoding putative uncharacterized protein YDL057W isoform X3, which produces MAEAVGQKKVIIPNKHGNKLVGILHDSGTPEIVILCHGLQASKDHAIMVNLAAALQNAGISAFRFDFTGNGESEGSFDFANYLGEIEDIHSVIQHFHKENRTVSAIIGHSKGANEVLLYASKYHDIKTVVNLSGRYAMNGGLEERFGKDFMEKIRTVDFRLTEESLKERLNINMHEQCQKIDKDCRVLTVHGSADEIIPVGDAFEFAKILPNHKLHIIEGANHVYTDNQAELASVVVNFIKENKSAAS; this is translated from the exons ATGGCAGAAGCTGTGGGGCAGAAGAAAGTGATAATTCCAAACAAGCATGGCAATAAATTAGTGGGGATATTGCATGATTCTGGAACCCCTGAGATTGTTATCCTATGCCATGGTCTTCAAGCTTCCAAG GATCATGCTATCATGGTGAACCTTGCTGCTGCACTACAGAATGCTGGAATCAGTGCTTTCCGATTTGATTTTACCGGAAACGG GGAAAGTGAAGGATCCTTTGATTTTGCTAACTATTTAGGGGAAATTGAAGATATACATTCTGTAATCCAACATTTTCACAAAGAAAACCGTACGGTTAGCGCGATTATTGGACACAGCAAAG GAGCTAATGAAGTGCTTCTTTATGCTTCGAAGTATCATGACATCAAAACAGTTGTCAACCTCTCAGGGCGATACGCTATGAATGGAGGCCTCGAAGAACGTTTTGGAAAAGACTTCATGGAAAAAATCA GAACTGTTGATTTTCGTTTGACTGAGGAAAGTTTGAAGGAGCGGTTAAACATAAATATGCATGAACAGTGCCAGAAAATTGACAAAGACTGTAG GGTATTAACAGTTCATGGTTCTGCGGACGAAATAATCCCTGTTGGAGATGCATTTGAGTTTGCCAAGATCCTACCTAATCACAAGTTACATATCATAGAAGGTGCAAATCATGTATACACTGATAATCAAGCTGAGTTAGCCTCAGTTGTGGTGAACTTCATAAAGGAAAACAAGAGTGCTGCTAGTTAG
- the LOC112723644 gene encoding uncharacterized protein isoform X1: MAEAVGQKKVIIPNKHGNKLVGILHDSGTPEIVILCHGLQASKDHAIMVNLAAALQNAGISAFRFDFTGNGYMNSLLSFLFVHLYTKLVKYTVLSLSLLHFDFFPYRESEGSFDFANYLGEIEDIHSVIQHFHKENRTVSAIIGHSKGANEVLLYASKYHDIKTVVNLSGRYAMNGGLEERFGKDFMEKISKEGFIELKSKSGTVDFRLTEESLKERLNINMHEQCQKIDKDCRVLTVHGSADEIIPVGDAFEFAKILPNHKLHIIEGANHVYTDNQAELASVVVNFIKENKSAAS, encoded by the exons ATGGCAGAAGCTGTGGGGCAGAAGAAAGTGATAATTCCAAACAAGCATGGCAATAAATTAGTGGGGATATTGCATGATTCTGGAACCCCTGAGATTGTTATCCTATGCCATGGTCTTCAAGCTTCCAAG GATCATGCTATCATGGTGAACCTTGCTGCTGCACTACAGAATGCTGGAATCAGTGCTTTCCGATTTGATTTTACCGGAAACGGGTATATGAATTCTTTGCTCTCTTTTTTGTTTGTGCATCTTTACACCAAACTAGTAAAGTATACTGTTCTTTCACTTTCACTAttacattttgatttttttccttATAGGGAAAGTGAAGGATCCTTTGATTTTGCTAACTATTTAGGGGAAATTGAAGATATACATTCTGTAATCCAACATTTTCACAAAGAAAACCGTACGGTTAGCGCGATTATTGGACACAGCAAAG GAGCTAATGAAGTGCTTCTTTATGCTTCGAAGTATCATGACATCAAAACAGTTGTCAACCTCTCAGGGCGATACGCTATGAATGGAGGCCTCGAAGAACGTTTTGGAAAAGACTTCATGGAAAAAATCAGTAAGGAAGGTTTTATCGAGTTGAAGTCGAAGTCAG GAACTGTTGATTTTCGTTTGACTGAGGAAAGTTTGAAGGAGCGGTTAAACATAAATATGCATGAACAGTGCCAGAAAATTGACAAAGACTGTAG GGTATTAACAGTTCATGGTTCTGCGGACGAAATAATCCCTGTTGGAGATGCATTTGAGTTTGCCAAGATCCTACCTAATCACAAGTTACATATCATAGAAGGTGCAAATCATGTATACACTGATAATCAAGCTGAGTTAGCCTCAGTTGTGGTGAACTTCATAAAGGAAAACAAGAGTGCTGCTAGTTAG
- the LOC112723644 gene encoding putative uncharacterized protein YDL057W isoform X2, translating to MAEAVGQKKVIIPNKHGNKLVGILHDSGTPEIVILCHGLQASKDHAIMVNLAAALQNAGISAFRFDFTGNGESEGSFDFANYLGEIEDIHSVIQHFHKENRTVSAIIGHSKGANEVLLYASKYHDIKTVVNLSGRYAMNGGLEERFGKDFMEKISKEGFIELKSKSGTVDFRLTEESLKERLNINMHEQCQKIDKDCRVLTVHGSADEIIPVGDAFEFAKILPNHKLHIIEGANHVYTDNQAELASVVVNFIKENKSAAS from the exons ATGGCAGAAGCTGTGGGGCAGAAGAAAGTGATAATTCCAAACAAGCATGGCAATAAATTAGTGGGGATATTGCATGATTCTGGAACCCCTGAGATTGTTATCCTATGCCATGGTCTTCAAGCTTCCAAG GATCATGCTATCATGGTGAACCTTGCTGCTGCACTACAGAATGCTGGAATCAGTGCTTTCCGATTTGATTTTACCGGAAACGG GGAAAGTGAAGGATCCTTTGATTTTGCTAACTATTTAGGGGAAATTGAAGATATACATTCTGTAATCCAACATTTTCACAAAGAAAACCGTACGGTTAGCGCGATTATTGGACACAGCAAAG GAGCTAATGAAGTGCTTCTTTATGCTTCGAAGTATCATGACATCAAAACAGTTGTCAACCTCTCAGGGCGATACGCTATGAATGGAGGCCTCGAAGAACGTTTTGGAAAAGACTTCATGGAAAAAATCAGTAAGGAAGGTTTTATCGAGTTGAAGTCGAAGTCAG GAACTGTTGATTTTCGTTTGACTGAGGAAAGTTTGAAGGAGCGGTTAAACATAAATATGCATGAACAGTGCCAGAAAATTGACAAAGACTGTAG GGTATTAACAGTTCATGGTTCTGCGGACGAAATAATCCCTGTTGGAGATGCATTTGAGTTTGCCAAGATCCTACCTAATCACAAGTTACATATCATAGAAGGTGCAAATCATGTATACACTGATAATCAAGCTGAGTTAGCCTCAGTTGTGGTGAACTTCATAAAGGAAAACAAGAGTGCTGCTAGTTAG
- the LOC112723645 gene encoding uncharacterized protein, with product MDTVVLNAQSLLFNSHSQLPLLTRRSRTIKPLNYTINMSLQQRIVVPNKHGEKLVGIFHDSGSKDVVVLCHGFRSTKEATSIVNLAAAFENARISSFRFDFSGNGESDGTFQYGHYWKEADDLHAVTQYFRGLNRVVAAIVGHSKGGGVVLLYASKYDDVKLVVNISGRYDLKAGVEERLGKDYMERIKKDGFIDVKNKSVNFNYRVTEESLMDRFGTNMHEACLNIDKDCRVLTVHGSSDTVIPVQDALEFAKIIPIHKLHIIEGADHPYTKHQDELTSVVVNFIKENLHQDGGADS from the exons ATGGATACCGTTGTGCTAAATGCTCAGTCACTCCTCTTCAATTCCCATTCCCAGCTTCCATTACTCACACGAAGAAGTAGAACCATAAAACCCTTAAACTACACCATCAACATGTCGTTGCAGCAAAGAATCGTAGTACCTAACAAGCACGGTGAAAAGTTAGTGGGAATATTCCATGATTCTGGAAGCAAGGACGTTGTAGTCTTGTGTCATGGTTTTCGCTCCACTAAA GAAGCCACTTCCATTGTGAACCTTGCTGCTGCATTTGAAAATGCTAGAATCAGTTCCTTCCGCTTTGATTTTTCTGGAAACGG AGAAAGTGATGGTACATTTCAGTATGGTCACTATTGGAAGGAGGCTGATGATTTACATGCCGTGACTCAATACTTCCGCGGATTAAACCGTGTTGTTGCTGCAATTGTTGGGCACAGTAAAG GAGGTGGAGTGGTGCTTCTTTATGCTTCTAAATATGATGATGTTAAATTAGTTGTCAACATCTCTGGACGCTATGATCTGAAGGCAGGAGTTGAAGAAAGACTTGGAAAAGATTATATGGAAAGAATTAAGAAGGACGGTTTCATTGATGTGAAGAATAAGTCAG TAAATTTTAATTACCGTGTGACGGAGGAAAGTTTGATGGATCGCTTCGGTACAAATATGCATGAAGCATGCCTTAACATTGATAAAGATTGCAG GGTCCTTACAGTTCATGGTTCTTCAGACACTGTTATTCCTGTTCAAGATGCATTGGAGTTTGCCAAGATTATACCAATCCACAAGTTACATATCATAGAAGGTGCTGATCATCCATACACTAAGCATCAAGATGAGTTAACCTCAGTTGTCGTGAACTTCATAAAGGAAAACTTGCACCAAGATGGTGGTGCTGATAGCTAG
- the LOC112723642 gene encoding CRM-domain containing factor CFM3, chloroplastic/mitochondrial has product MALQVQAVPPSCSLSSSALSRSSSSSSLHFLVSQSHSKGHATIKFRICCSNQTAQVDTLPVKVPLEASNNTENKIKKKKKKKSNLRPSFFDQIRDKWSHKLGSQRERLPWQEQQSAEEEEDEDEEEEEDDDDDDEGEEEECDQKNSASYSLDFQFPKRLSPWAQATNRKSSRFESESESDAKENGGIDGSVFKREEISVDNGEVRRGVEEKTFLLNNSVMGSVNVVDTSEGERKRRSNTALAERLIPEHELRRLRNVALRMVERFEVGVSGINGELVDSIHAKWRDSEVVKLKFEGPLGANMKRAHHTLESKTGGLVVWRSGSSIVLYRGMTYKLPCVEFYTKVNHVKENSAQVGSGGDGQVSEKEPIGETDSLTRVSSKYLKHMTEEELMELTELNQILDELGPRYKDWPGREPLPVDADLLPAMVPGYKTPFRLLPYRVKRSLSNEEMTHFRRLARITAPHFALGRNRELQGLANAMAKLWEKCAIAKIAIKRGVPHTRNERMAEELRRLTGGTLLSRNKEYIVFYRGNDFLPPAMTHVLTEREKLSILQQDEEEKARQSALPINGLKSKTSQVPLVAGTLAETRAASTNWGHEPTREEVQNMMRDSALRKLESFIRNLEKKLALAKARVRKAERALAKVQADLDPADLPTDIETLIDEERFLFRKIGLSMKPYLVLGRRDVFAGTIENMHLHWKYRELVKIIVKGRNLAQVKHIAISLEAESGGVLVSVEKDTKGYIIIVYRGKNYLRPQALRPKTLLSRRQALARSIELQRREALKHHIFDLTERIGLLKSELEDMKNGKKIDVDKNLYSPMDNHVFSDDDLEENEESQTNFNEDDSGEEDEKNQNKQLDLV; this is encoded by the exons ATGGCGCTCCAAGTTCAAGCAGTTCCACCGAGTTGTTCACTCTCTTCTTCCGCGTtatctcgttcttcttcttcttcttctcttcattttcTGGTTTCTCAATCTCATTCTAAAGGCCACGCTACTATCAAGTTCCGAATTTGCTGTTCCAATCAGACTGCTCAAGTTGACACTCTACCAGTTAAGGTACCTTTGGAAGCATCAAACAACACAGAGAACAagattaagaagaagaagaagaagaagagcaaccTGAGACCAAGTTTCTTTGATCAAATTCGTGATAAATGGTCTCACAAATTGGGTTCCCAGAGAGAAAGGCTCCCCTGGCAAGAACAACAAtcagcagaagaagaagaagatgaagatgaagaagaagaagaagatgatgatgatgatgatgaaggtgAAGAGGAAGAGTGTGATCAGAAGAATTCAGCGAGTTACTCTTTGGATTTTCAATTCCCAAAGCGTTTATCTCCTTGGGCTCAAGCAACTAACCGCAAAAGTTCACGTTTTGAGTCTGAATCAGAGTCTGATGCTAAGGAAAATGGCGGCATTGATGGTTCCGTTTTCAAAAGAGAGGAAATTTCTGTGGATAACGGTGAGGTTAGAAGAGGGGTAGAAGAAAAAACGTTTCTTTTGAATAATTCTGTAATGGGAAGTGTGAATGTAGTGGATACAAGTGAAGGAGAGAGGAAAAGGAGAAGTAACACGGCGTTGGCGGAGAGACTGATACCGGAGCATGAACTGAGGAGGCTCAGAAATGTAGCATTGAGGATGGTTGAGAGGTTCGAGGTTGGAGTTTCCGGCATCAATGGGGAGTTAGTGGATTCCATTCATGCAAAGTGGAGGGATAGTGAAGTGGTCAAGTTGAAATTTGAAGGTCCTCTTGGTGCTAACATGAAAAGAGCTCATCACACTCTTGAG AGTAAAACTGGAGGTTTAGTGGTATGGCGGTCTGGCAGTTCGATAGTGTTGTATAGAGGAATGACTTACAAGCTTCCTTGTGTTGAATTTTATACAAAAGTAAATCATGTTAAGGAGAATAGCGCCCAAGTTGGAAGTGGAGGTGATGGTCAAGTTAGTGAAAAAGAACCAATTGGAGAAACAGACTCATTAACCCGAGTCTCTTCGAAATATTTGAAGCATATGACTGAAGAGGAATTGATGGAACTGACTGAACTCAACCAAATCTTAGATGAATTGGGTCCACGCTATAAAGATTGGCCTGGCCGCGAGCCATTACCTGTCGATGCAGACTTGTTACCTGCCATGGTTCCAGGATATAAAACCCCATTTAGATTACTTCCTTATCGGGTAAAACGTTCTTTAAGCAATGAGGAAATGACTCACTTCCGTAGGCTTGCAAGAATAACGGCTCCACACTTTGCCCTTG GTAGAAACAGAGAACTGCAAGGTCTGGCCAATGCTATGGCGAAGCTTTGGGAAAAATGTGCTATTGCGAAGATAGCCATCAAACGAGGTGTCCCCCATACACGTAATGAGAGGATGGCTGAAGAACTCAGG AGATTGACCGGCGGAACTCTACTCTCTAGAAATAAGGAATATATTGTATTTTACAGGGGCAATGACTTCTTGCCTCCTGCAATGACTCATGTACTGACTGAGAGAGAGAAACTGTCCATACTCCAGCAAGACGAGGAAGAGAAGGCACGACAAAGTGCTTTGCCTATTAATGGATTAAAAAGCAAAACATCTCAAGTGCCATTAGTAGCTGGAACCCTTGCTGAGACTAGGGCAGCAAGCACTAACTGGGGACACGAACCGACCAGGGAAGAAGTTCAGAATATGATGAGAGATTCTGCCTTGCGTAAACTTGAATCTTTTATCAGAAACCTCGAGAAGAAACTAGCTCTG GCTAAAGCAAGAGTCAGGAAGGCTGAGAGAGCTCTAGCAAAAGTGCAGGCTGATCTTGATCCAGCAGATCTTCCAACTGATATTGAAACACTAATAGATGAAGAGAGATTTTTATTTCGGAAGATTGGTCTGAGTATGAAGCCATACTTAGTTCTAG gGAGGCGAGATGTTTTCGCTGGCACCATAGAAAACATGCATCTACACTGGAAGTATCGCGAGTTGGTAAAGATAATTGTGAAGGGCAGGAATCTTGCACAAGTTAAGCATATTGCGATATCTTTGGAAGCTGAGAGTGGTGGGGTGCTAGTGTCTGTAGAAAAGGACACCAAAGGCTACATAATCATCGTTTATCGTGGGAAGAACTATTTGCGTCCACAAGCTCTGAGGCCCAAGACTTTATTATCTCGAAGGCAGGCATTGGCCAGATCTATCGAGCTCCAAAGACGAGAG GCACTAAAACATCACATCTTCGACTTGACGGAGAGAATTGGTTTGCTGAAATCTGAACTG GAGGacatgaaaaatggaaagaagatTGATGTCGACAAAAATCTATACTCTCCAATGGATAACCATGTTTTTTCTGATGATGACTTGGAAGAG AATGAAGAGTCACAGACTAATTTTAATGAAGACGACAGTGGTGAAGAGGATGAGAAAAATCAAAACAAGCAACTTGACCTTGTATAG
- the LOC112723641 gene encoding cytokinin dehydrogenase 3 — MAEKTFQFPTYFKLLLIIITTLGKIVTAEEISAVENISDKLRNDTESLWKVYRDFGNIVHEVPAMVFHPASVDDIANLIKSSYSSPVPFAIAARGQGHSTGGQAMARDGVVVDMAALRRERKKKGVGGISIDVYGEYVDVGGEQLWIDVLNETVENGVAPISWTDYLYLSVGGTLSNAGISGQSFRYGPQISNVLEMDVVTGKGDLITCSKQKNSELFHAVLGGLGQFGVITRARISLHPAPTKVKWIRLLYSDFSAFTRDQERLISIKALDYLEGNLLMHQGPINNWRSSFFPLSDHLRIATLITKHKILYCLELSKYYYHHQSQENVNKEIEELLEGMGNIPGFYYEKHVSYVEFLNRVRSGELWLQSQGLWEVPHPWLNLFIPKSQIMQFNSGVFRGIIFKRNITTGPVLVYPMNRSKWDDKMSASIPDEDVFYTVGFLHSTGFDKWNEFDAENKEILKFCSDNGIKVKQYLAQHSTQEEWKNHFGDNKWKVFVERKNQFDPRMILSPGQKIFNNNNLQ, encoded by the exons ATGGCTGAGAAGACTTTTCAGTTTCCAACATACTTCAAACTACTTCTAATAATCATAACCACTTTGGGAAAAATTGTGACGGCGGAAGAGATTTCCGCCGTGGAAAACATTTCCGATAAGCTCCGTAACGACACCGAAAGTCTCTGGAAGGTTTACAGAGACTTTGGCAACATAGTCCACGAAGTGCCGGCAATGGTGTTCCATCCGGCTTCCGTGGACGACATAGCGAACTTGATTAAATCGTCGTACAGTAGCCCTGTTCCGTTCGCGATAGCCGCGAGAGGACAGGGCCACTCTACGGGTGGGCAGGCCATGGCTCGCGACGGCGTAGTCGTGGACATGGCCGCCCTGAGGAGggagagaaagaagaagggagTTGGAGGGATAAGTATTGATGTGTATGGGGAATATGTTGATGTTGGTGGAGAACAACTTTGGATCGATGTGTTGAATGAGACCGTTGAAAATGGAGTTGCACCGATTTCTTGGACGGATTATTTGTATTTGAGTGTGGGAGGGACACTCTCCAACGCTGGGATTAGTGGCCAATCATTCAGATATGGACCTCAAATCTCCAATGTTCTTGAGATGGATGTTGTTACTG GAAAGGGAGATTTAATAACATGCTCTAAGCAAAAGAATTCAGAGTTATTTCACGCGGTTCTTGGAGGCTTAGGACAGTTTGGAGTTATAACAAGAGCAAGAATTTCTCTTCACCCAGCACCCACAAAG GTTAAGTGGATAAGATTGCTCTATAGTGACTTCTCTGCTTTCACAAGAGACCAGGAACGATTAATCTCAATCAAAGCGTTGGATTATTTGGAAGGGAATTTGCTAATGCACCAAGGTCCCATAAATAATTGGAGATCCTCTTTCTTCCCTCTCTCCGATCATCTCAGAATTGCTACCTTAATAACCAAACACAAAATTCTCTATTGCCTTGAACTctctaaatattattatcatcacCAATCCCAAGAAAATGTGAACAAG GAAATTGAAGAACTGCTAGAAGGAATGGGGAACATCCCTGGGTTTTATTATGAGAAACATGTGTCATATGTTGAGTTCTTGAATAGAGTCCGAAGTGGAGAGTTGTGGCTTCAGTCACAAGGGTTGTGGGAAGTTCCTCATCCGTGGCTTAATTTGTTCATACCAAAATCTcaaatcatgcaatttaattcaGGCGTTTTCAGGGGCATCATTTTCAAAAGAAACATTACCACTGGACCTGTCTTGGTTTATCCCATGAACAGAAGCAA gTGGGATGATAAGATGTCAGCATCAATTCCAGATGAAGATGTGTTCTACACGGTGGGATTTTTGCACTCAACTGGGTTTGATAAATGGAATGAATTTGATGCTGAAAACAAAGAAATCTTGAAGTTTTGTAGTGATAATGGCATCAAGGTGAAGCAATATCTTGCCCAACACAGCACACAAGAAGAATGGAAAAACCATTTTGGGGATAATAAATGGAAGGTTTTTGTAGAAAGAAAAAATCAATTTGATCCAAGAATGATTCTATCACCTGGACAAAAAATCTTCAACAATAATAACCTACAATAG